In a genomic window of Micromonospora cremea:
- a CDS encoding NUDIX domain-containing protein, with amino-acid sequence MHVVVTGALVENGAVLLVHRRPTKRAYPDVWDLPGGQVEAGESELQALAREMHEELGVHIVAESASRLGVLHAGSGEDALHVGVWQIGDWVGSPTNRAPDEHDDIAWVGISELGGLPLVHGVLAAMVRSLPEFECARRHSDVTDCNQDDRRTKADCHACAGTDSSSRWRD; translated from the coding sequence ATGCATGTCGTCGTCACAGGCGCACTCGTTGAAAACGGCGCGGTCCTGCTAGTACACCGCAGGCCGACCAAACGGGCATACCCAGATGTCTGGGATCTGCCCGGGGGGCAGGTCGAAGCGGGTGAGTCGGAACTACAAGCCCTCGCGCGTGAGATGCACGAGGAGCTCGGTGTTCACATTGTGGCGGAGTCCGCTTCACGGTTGGGCGTCTTGCATGCCGGCAGTGGTGAGGACGCCCTTCACGTGGGCGTCTGGCAAATTGGAGACTGGGTCGGCTCTCCGACCAACCGTGCACCTGACGAGCATGACGACATCGCATGGGTCGGGATCAGCGAGCTGGGCGGCCTTCCCCTCGTGCATGGCGTCTTGGCGGCAATGGTTCGTTCTCTGCCTGAGTTCGAGTGCGCTCGCAGGCACTCAGATGTCACCGACTGCAACCAGGACGACCGAAGAACCAAGGCCGACTGTCATGCATGTGCTGGGACGGATTCGTCAAGCAGGTGGCGGGACTAG
- a CDS encoding tyrosine-type recombinase/integrase, whose product MTTHDLRHHYASVLLMQGESVIVVAERLGHENATLVLSTYGHLMPDSEERTRRAVNEAWGCAPGVPQNEVPTS is encoded by the coding sequence ATCACGACCCACGACCTACGCCACCACTACGCCTCGGTACTGCTGATGCAGGGCGAGTCGGTCATCGTGGTCGCCGAGCGGCTGGGGCACGAGAACGCAACCCTGGTCCTGTCGACGTACGGGCACCTGATGCCGGACTCGGAGGAGCGCACCCGACGCGCCGTCAATGAGGCGTGGGGTTGTGCCCCCGGTGTGCCCCAGAACGAGGTTCCAACGTCTTGA
- the ychF gene encoding redox-regulated ATPase YchF, giving the protein MSLTIGIVGLPNVGKSTLFNALTKNDVLAANYPFATIEPNVGVVGLPDERLGKLAEIFSSQKVLPAPVSFVDIAGLVRGASKGQGRGNAFLANIRDASAICQVVRAFSDPNVVHVDGKISPADDIETINTELILADLQTLDKALPRLEKEAKLRKDRLAAVAAAKAAIEVLDGGTTLYAGAAAAKIELEHLRELHLLTTKPFLYVFNVDEAELANEAFLDELRALVAPAEAVFMDAKIESELVDLPEEEARELLESIGQNEPGLNQLVRVGFRTLGLQTYLTAGPKEARAWTVPVGATAPEAAGVIHSDFQRGFIKAEVVSYHDLVEHGSMAAAKAAGKVRIEGKEYVMQDGDVVEFRFNV; this is encoded by the coding sequence GTGAGTCTCACCATCGGCATCGTCGGCCTGCCCAACGTCGGCAAGAGCACGCTTTTCAACGCGTTGACCAAGAACGACGTGCTGGCGGCGAACTACCCGTTCGCCACCATCGAGCCCAACGTCGGCGTGGTCGGGCTGCCCGACGAGCGGCTGGGCAAGCTGGCCGAGATCTTCTCCTCGCAGAAGGTTCTGCCGGCGCCGGTGTCGTTCGTCGACATCGCCGGCCTGGTCCGTGGCGCGTCGAAGGGGCAGGGTCGGGGCAACGCCTTCCTGGCCAACATCCGGGACGCCTCGGCGATCTGCCAGGTGGTGCGGGCCTTCTCCGACCCGAACGTGGTGCACGTCGACGGCAAGATCTCCCCGGCCGACGACATCGAGACGATCAACACCGAGCTGATCCTCGCCGACCTGCAGACCCTGGACAAGGCGCTGCCCCGGTTGGAGAAGGAGGCCAAGCTCCGCAAGGACCGCCTGGCCGCGGTCGCCGCCGCGAAGGCTGCCATCGAGGTGCTCGACGGCGGCACCACCCTGTACGCCGGGGCCGCCGCCGCCAAGATCGAGCTGGAGCACCTGCGCGAGCTGCACCTGCTCACCACCAAGCCCTTCCTGTACGTCTTCAACGTCGACGAGGCCGAACTGGCCAACGAGGCGTTCCTCGACGAGCTGCGCGCTCTGGTCGCCCCCGCTGAGGCCGTCTTCATGGACGCCAAGATCGAATCCGAGCTGGTGGACCTGCCCGAGGAGGAGGCCCGCGAGCTGTTGGAGTCGATCGGGCAGAACGAGCCCGGCCTCAACCAGCTCGTCCGCGTCGGCTTCCGCACCCTCGGGCTCCAGACGTACCTGACCGCCGGCCCGAAGGAGGCGCGGGCCTGGACCGTCCCGGTCGGCGCCACCGCGCCGGAGGCCGCGGGCGTCATCCACTCCGACTTTCAGCGCGGCTTCATCAAGGCCGAGGTGGTCTCGTACCACGACCTGGTCGAGCACGGTTCGATGGCGGCGGCCAAGGCGGCGGGCAAGGTCCGCATCGAGGGCAAGGAGTACGTCATGCAGGACGGCGACGTGGTGGAGTTCCGCTTCAACGTCTGA
- a CDS encoding peptidase E gives MPASEPTILATSMGFFRGDRGPTDLRPGPVFELAAELADAGPQPRICYLGQAVGDQPTSFTAIYGAFADTRFRLSHLALFPMPNVEDVRAHLLAQDVIWVGGGSVANLVALWRVHGLDEILHECWQAGVVLGGVSAGSICWHVGGATDSFGPRLRGFTDGLGWLPYGNGVHYDSEGQRRPLMHELVGDETLPTSHCTDDGVGLVYRGTRLVEAVADREGVSAYEVSRGADGSVREAVIAPRLLG, from the coding sequence ATGCCCGCCAGCGAACCGACCATCCTCGCCACCAGCATGGGTTTCTTCCGGGGCGACCGCGGCCCCACCGACCTGCGCCCCGGCCCGGTGTTCGAGCTGGCCGCGGAGCTGGCCGACGCCGGCCCGCAGCCGCGCATCTGCTACCTCGGGCAGGCCGTCGGGGACCAGCCCACCTCGTTCACGGCCATCTACGGCGCGTTCGCCGACACCCGTTTCCGGCTGTCGCACCTCGCCCTGTTCCCGATGCCGAACGTCGAGGACGTCCGCGCCCACCTGCTCGCCCAGGACGTGATCTGGGTCGGCGGCGGCAGCGTGGCCAACCTTGTCGCGTTGTGGCGGGTGCACGGGCTCGACGAGATCCTGCACGAGTGCTGGCAGGCCGGCGTGGTGCTGGGCGGCGTCTCCGCCGGCTCGATCTGCTGGCATGTGGGTGGCGCCACCGACAGCTTCGGCCCGCGGCTGCGCGGCTTCACCGACGGCCTGGGCTGGCTGCCGTACGGCAACGGGGTGCACTACGACAGCGAGGGCCAGCGGCGACCGCTGATGCACGAGCTGGTCGGCGACGAGACTCTGCCGACCAGCCACTGCACCGACGACGGGGTCGGGCTCGTCTACCGGGGCACCCGACTGGTCGAGGCGGTCGCGGACCGCGAGGGCGTTTCGGCGTACGAGGTCAGCCGCGGCGCGGACGGCAGCGTCCGCGAGGCGGTCATCGCCCCACGCCTGCTCGGCTGA
- a CDS encoding SigE family RNA polymerase sigma factor has translation MDEDERARLAEFVASRTPALMRVAYLLTGDRNAAEDLFQSALARTIPKWGSIRHADPEGYLRVVMYREQISWWRRLRRWRETPLNPADEPVGADPSGGSDVRLAMRAALRHLPPAQRTVVVLRYYEDLPEARVAELLGCSVGTVRSRTHRAVSRLRELLPEVELLEVRR, from the coding sequence GTGGACGAGGACGAGCGCGCCCGGTTGGCCGAGTTCGTCGCCAGCCGGACTCCGGCGTTGATGCGGGTCGCGTACCTGCTGACCGGGGATCGCAACGCCGCCGAGGATCTGTTCCAGTCGGCGTTGGCACGGACCATCCCGAAGTGGGGGTCCATCCGGCACGCCGACCCCGAGGGGTACCTGCGCGTGGTGATGTACCGCGAGCAGATCAGCTGGTGGCGGCGACTACGGCGGTGGCGGGAGACGCCGCTCAACCCGGCGGACGAGCCGGTGGGCGCCGATCCGAGCGGCGGGTCGGACGTGCGGTTGGCGATGCGCGCCGCACTGCGCCACCTGCCACCGGCGCAGCGGACGGTGGTGGTCCTGCGCTACTACGAGGACCTGCCCGAAGCGCGGGTCGCCGAGCTGCTCGGCTGCTCGGTGGGCACGGTGCGCAGCCGTACCCACCGGGCCGTCAGCCGGCTGCGCGAGTTGCTGCCGGAGGTCGAATTGCTGGAGGTACGGCGATGA
- a CDS encoding FAD-binding oxidoreductase, protein MSRALARVPDSLTGQIVTPGDRRYAQLRSTYTTTASPAGVLLPKNTAQVVAAIRYAREQRLPIAVRSGGHGLSGASSNNGGLVIDLSMLNRVQVLHERSGLFRVEAGARWANVAKALAPYGLVISSGDHGNVGVGGLATGGGVGWLVRSSGLTIDRVRAVEVVLADGTLVRADAEHEPELFWLVRGAGAGAGIVVAFEIEATEQRSVGVAQLVIEAHPDGRTVRDWAGYLAQAPRELSAAAVLFSEGRSALMSITAVVAAESLRRARPLVEPLLAIGKVLEHRTDLLPYPTLVPTAHLHPNVGQQRGTTTNGLFTELGDAAARAVTRAVTGPGRAVIQLRSLGGAVNDVAPEATAYPHRHQNTLVIASTFPPQSGAALDAAWRSAAGRADGSYVNFESRPDPAAFARIYPGETGARVRRLWRRYDPDGVFRPALLTGQPTRSGQSTRSGQPHRRRR, encoded by the coding sequence ATGAGCCGCGCCCTGGCCCGGGTGCCCGACTCGCTCACCGGTCAGATCGTCACACCCGGCGACCGCAGGTACGCGCAGCTGCGCTCGACGTACACCACGACGGCGTCGCCGGCCGGCGTCCTGCTGCCGAAGAACACCGCGCAGGTGGTCGCCGCGATCCGCTACGCGCGCGAGCAACGGCTGCCGATCGCCGTCCGCAGCGGCGGACACGGTCTCTCCGGCGCCTCCTCCAACAACGGTGGCCTGGTCATCGACCTGTCCATGCTCAACCGGGTGCAGGTTCTCCACGAACGGTCCGGGCTGTTCCGGGTCGAGGCCGGCGCGCGCTGGGCGAACGTCGCGAAGGCGCTGGCGCCGTACGGCCTGGTGATCAGTTCGGGTGACCACGGCAACGTCGGCGTCGGCGGCCTGGCCACCGGCGGTGGCGTCGGCTGGCTGGTCCGCTCCTCCGGCCTCACCATCGACCGCGTCCGTGCCGTGGAGGTGGTGCTCGCGGACGGGACGCTGGTGCGCGCGGACGCGGAGCACGAGCCGGAGCTGTTCTGGCTGGTCCGGGGCGCCGGCGCGGGGGCGGGGATCGTGGTGGCGTTCGAGATCGAGGCCACTGAGCAGCGCAGCGTCGGGGTGGCGCAGCTCGTCATCGAGGCGCACCCGGACGGCCGCACCGTTCGGGACTGGGCGGGCTACCTGGCCCAGGCCCCCCGAGAGCTGTCCGCGGCCGCCGTGCTGTTCTCGGAGGGACGGTCGGCCCTCATGTCCATCACCGCCGTGGTGGCCGCCGAGAGCCTGCGCCGGGCCCGGCCCCTGGTCGAGCCGCTGCTGGCCATCGGGAAGGTGCTCGAACACCGGACCGACCTGCTGCCCTACCCGACCCTGGTGCCGACCGCACACCTGCACCCGAACGTCGGGCAGCAGCGGGGCACGACCACCAACGGTTTGTTCACCGAGCTGGGCGACGCCGCCGCGCGGGCGGTGACGCGGGCGGTCACCGGACCGGGGCGGGCAGTCATCCAGCTCCGCTCGCTGGGCGGGGCGGTCAACGACGTCGCCCCCGAAGCGACCGCCTACCCGCACCGGCACCAGAACACCCTGGTCATCGCCTCGACGTTCCCTCCGCAGAGCGGCGCGGCGTTGGACGCCGCCTGGCGGAGCGCCGCCGGCCGGGCCGACGGGTCCTACGTCAACTTCGAGAGCCGGCCGGACCCGGCGGCGTTCGCCCGGATCTACCCGGGTGAGACCGGTGCCCGGGTACGGCGGCTGTGGCGGCGGTACGACCCGGACGGCGTGTTCCGGCCGGCCCTGCTCACCGGCCAGCCGACCCGATCCGGCCAGTCGACCCGATCCGGCCAGCCTCATCGGCGCCGCCGCTGA
- a CDS encoding DNA-3-methyladenine glycosylase 2 family protein has product MEMDFERCYRAVDSRDQRFDGWFYTGVTSTGIYCRPSCPATTPKRQNVRFFPSAAAAQGAGLRACRRCRPDAAPGSPQWDVRADVVGRAMRLIADGVVDRDGIPGLAARLGYTERHLHRMLRAEMGAGPLALARAQRAQTARVLIETTGLGMAEIAFAAGFGSVRQFNDTVREVYAIAPSELRAARGRHQAPVGAGTITLRLAYRPPLHARALLDFLSVRALPGVEEVRDGTYRRGLRLPHGAGEVALTPADGHVAATLRLADLRDLAPAVARCRRLLDLDADPVAIDATLAADPALAPAVAAEPGIRVPRAVDGFELAVRAIVGQQVSVTSARTTLTRLLAARDRVDHEVGGSDGDRTPGQPHDQRGLRGFPSAEEVLGVPDEGFGMPVGRRETVRALARAVADGELDLASGGDREETVQRLLALPGIGPWTAGYLAMRAFGDPDVLLPTDLAVRRGAAALGLPDTAKTLDAYAERWRPWRSYATIRLWRAA; this is encoded by the coding sequence GTGGAGATGGACTTCGAGCGGTGCTACCGGGCCGTGGACAGCCGTGACCAGCGGTTCGACGGCTGGTTCTACACCGGCGTGACGTCGACCGGGATCTACTGCCGGCCGTCCTGCCCCGCGACCACGCCCAAGCGACAGAACGTCCGGTTCTTCCCGTCCGCCGCCGCGGCGCAGGGCGCCGGGCTGCGCGCCTGCCGCCGCTGCCGGCCGGACGCCGCACCGGGCTCGCCCCAGTGGGACGTCCGCGCCGACGTCGTCGGCCGGGCGATGCGACTGATCGCAGACGGGGTGGTCGACCGGGACGGCATCCCCGGGCTGGCCGCCCGGCTCGGCTACACCGAGCGGCACCTGCACCGGATGCTGCGCGCCGAGATGGGTGCCGGTCCGCTCGCGCTGGCCCGGGCCCAACGGGCGCAGACCGCCCGGGTCCTGATCGAGACGACCGGCCTCGGGATGGCCGAGATCGCGTTCGCCGCCGGCTTCGGCAGCGTGCGGCAGTTCAACGACACGGTCCGCGAGGTGTACGCGATCGCCCCGTCCGAGCTGCGGGCGGCCCGCGGCCGGCACCAGGCGCCGGTCGGGGCGGGAACGATCACGCTCCGGCTGGCGTACCGTCCGCCGCTGCACGCCCGGGCGCTGCTGGACTTCCTCTCGGTGCGGGCGCTGCCCGGGGTGGAGGAGGTCCGCGACGGGACGTACCGCCGTGGGTTGCGGTTGCCGCACGGCGCCGGCGAGGTGGCGCTGACACCGGCGGACGGGCACGTGGCGGCGACCCTGCGCCTGGCCGACCTGCGCGACCTGGCGCCGGCGGTGGCCCGTTGCCGCCGGCTGCTCGACCTGGACGCGGACCCGGTCGCCATCGACGCCACACTCGCCGCCGACCCGGCGCTCGCCCCGGCGGTCGCCGCCGAACCCGGCATCCGGGTACCCCGCGCGGTGGACGGCTTCGAGCTGGCGGTCCGCGCCATCGTCGGCCAGCAGGTCTCGGTCACCTCCGCCCGCACCACCCTCACCCGCCTGCTGGCCGCCCGCGACCGCGTCGATCATGAGGTTGGCGGGTCGGACGGAGATCGAACCCCCGGTCAACCTCATGATCAACGCGGTCTCCGCGGGTTTCCCAGTGCGGAGGAGGTGCTGGGGGTGCCGGATGAGGGGTTCGGGATGCCGGTCGGGCGGCGGGAGACGGTGCGCGCCCTGGCGCGGGCGGTGGCCGACGGGGAGCTGGACTTGGCGTCGGGCGGTGACCGCGAGGAGACCGTCCAGCGGCTGCTGGCGCTGCCCGGCATCGGCCCGTGGACCGCCGGCTACCTGGCCATGCGCGCCTTCGGCGACCCGGACGTCCTGCTCCCCACCGACCTGGCGGTCCGACGCGGCGCGGCCGCGCTCGGCCTGCCGGACACCGCGAAGACCCTCGACGCGTACGCCGAACGTTGGCGCCCCTGGCGGTCCTACGCCACGATCAGACTCTGGAGAGCGGCATGA
- a CDS encoding methylated-DNA--[protein]-cysteine S-methyltransferase encodes MSIDSTVLNTPTGPLSILAGPDGEVRAAGFTPDPAALLPLVHPTLRAALRPRADLGPVSVAVRSYLDGDLTAIDAVPVRQSTGGEFMAHAWQVLREVPPGSPVTYTGYAALAGRPPAVRAAAAACARNAVALFVPCHRVLRTDGTLGGYRWGLDVKKWLLGHERRLTTT; translated from the coding sequence ATGAGCATCGACAGCACCGTGCTGAACACACCGACCGGCCCGCTGAGCATCCTCGCCGGTCCGGACGGTGAGGTCCGGGCGGCCGGCTTCACCCCGGACCCGGCGGCGCTGCTGCCCCTGGTCCACCCCACCCTGCGGGCGGCACTGCGACCGCGCGCCGACCTCGGCCCGGTCAGCGTGGCCGTCCGGTCCTACCTGGACGGTGACCTCACCGCCATCGACGCGGTGCCGGTGCGGCAGAGCACCGGTGGCGAGTTCATGGCGCACGCCTGGCAGGTGCTGCGCGAGGTCCCGCCGGGCAGCCCGGTCACCTACACCGGGTACGCCGCGCTGGCCGGCCGGCCGCCGGCGGTGCGGGCCGCTGCGGCCGCCTGCGCCCGTAACGCGGTGGCGCTGTTCGTGCCCTGCCACCGGGTGCTGCGTACCGACGGCACGCTCGGTGGCTACCGCTGGGGGCTGGACGTGAAGAAGTGGCTTCTCGGTCATGAGCGGCGGTTGACAACAACCTGA
- a CDS encoding ABC transporter ATP-binding protein, which translates to MPAESDGDPAARVAAGPHPVHNLWRLRRYLRPYATEFAWLLVAGLAGTAAGIAVPLVVRRVVDGPVARHDPAGLLQLGGLALLLGVVEAVLIFIRRWVQSSSAVGMEAALRADVYAHLQGLPTSFHDRWQSGQLLSRITSDLSVIRRFLSFGVFFLVLNLTTYLVVVLLLIHLHAALGLLVAASAVPLLLISRRFGRHYHAASRRMQDQQGDVATLVEETAQGLRTMKAYGRGVELAARFAGGARTLHDTGVGKGRLLANTAALLDLVPNLTLGVVLVAGAAAAARGALTIGELVAFVSLQLMLIWPVQSLGWIIANGQEAATAADRIQEVLDTPPQIVDSPGALALPRDAVHGRLRFERVAFRYPGTATPVLREIDLTIEPGETLALVGATGCGKSTLLSLVPRLHEVTGGRITLDGHDLRELRLDSLRRLVGVAFEEPTLFSMSVRENLTLGRPDAGDDEVRAALTLAQADFAYDLPWGLATRVGEQGLSLSGGQRQRLALARAVLGRPALLVLDDPLSALDVHTEALVEAALRRVLRNSTALLVVHRPSTIALADRVALLDGGRITAIGRHSELLATVPAYRALLAAEPPAGQPPPPAATGPATPATPTVDGRGLVRS; encoded by the coding sequence GTGCCTGCGGAGAGCGACGGCGACCCGGCCGCCCGGGTCGCCGCGGGCCCCCACCCCGTGCACAACCTCTGGCGGCTGCGCCGCTACCTGCGCCCGTACGCCACCGAGTTCGCCTGGCTGCTGGTCGCCGGGCTCGCCGGCACCGCGGCCGGGATCGCCGTACCGCTGGTGGTGCGGCGGGTGGTGGACGGGCCGGTGGCCCGGCACGATCCCGCCGGCCTGCTCCAGCTCGGTGGTTTGGCGCTGCTGCTCGGCGTGGTCGAGGCGGTGCTCATCTTCATCCGCCGTTGGGTGCAGTCCTCCTCGGCGGTGGGCATGGAGGCGGCGCTGCGCGCCGACGTCTACGCGCACCTGCAAGGGTTGCCGACCAGCTTTCACGACCGTTGGCAGTCCGGCCAGTTGCTCTCCCGGATCACCAGCGACCTCTCGGTGATCCGGCGGTTCCTCTCCTTCGGCGTCTTCTTCCTGGTGCTCAACCTGACCACCTACCTGGTGGTGGTGCTGCTGCTGATCCACCTGCACGCGGCGCTCGGGCTGCTGGTCGCGGCCAGCGCGGTGCCACTGTTGCTGATCAGCCGCCGGTTCGGCCGGCACTACCACGCCGCGTCCCGCCGGATGCAGGATCAGCAGGGCGACGTGGCGACCCTGGTCGAGGAGACCGCGCAGGGCCTGCGCACCATGAAGGCGTACGGCCGGGGGGTCGAGTTGGCCGCCCGCTTCGCCGGCGGCGCCCGGACGCTGCACGACACCGGCGTGGGCAAGGGTCGGCTGCTGGCCAACACCGCGGCGCTGCTCGACCTGGTGCCCAACCTGACCCTCGGCGTGGTGCTGGTGGCCGGGGCGGCCGCCGCCGCGCGGGGGGCGCTCACCATCGGCGAGCTGGTCGCGTTCGTCAGCCTCCAACTGATGCTCATCTGGCCGGTGCAGTCACTGGGTTGGATCATCGCCAACGGCCAAGAGGCGGCCACCGCCGCCGACCGGATCCAGGAGGTGCTGGACACCCCGCCGCAGATCGTGGATTCTCCCGGCGCGCTCGCCCTGCCCCGCGACGCGGTCCACGGTCGACTCCGTTTCGAACGGGTCGCGTTCCGTTACCCGGGCACGGCCACGCCGGTGCTGCGCGAGATCGACCTGACCATCGAGCCGGGCGAGACGCTGGCGCTGGTCGGTGCCACCGGCTGCGGCAAGAGCACGCTGCTCTCCCTGGTGCCCCGGCTGCACGAGGTGACCGGCGGCCGGATCACCCTGGACGGGCACGACCTGCGCGAGCTGCGGCTCGACTCACTGCGCCGACTGGTCGGGGTGGCGTTCGAGGAGCCCACGCTCTTCTCCATGTCGGTCCGGGAAAACCTCACCCTGGGGCGCCCGGACGCCGGCGACGACGAGGTTCGCGCCGCCCTGACGCTGGCCCAGGCCGACTTCGCGTACGACCTGCCGTGGGGGTTGGCCACCCGGGTGGGTGAGCAGGGGTTGTCCCTCTCCGGTGGCCAGCGGCAGCGGCTGGCGCTGGCCCGGGCGGTGCTCGGTCGCCCGGCACTGCTGGTGCTGGACGACCCGCTGTCCGCCCTCGACGTGCACACCGAGGCGCTGGTCGAGGCGGCGCTGCGGCGGGTGCTGCGGAACAGCACCGCGCTGCTGGTGGTGCACCGGCCGTCGACGATCGCGCTGGCCGACCGGGTCGCCCTGCTCGACGGCGGGCGGATCACCGCGATCGGCCGGCACTCCGAGTTGCTGGCGACCGTACCGGCCTACCGGGCCCTGCTGGCCGCCGAGCCGCCAGCCGGGCAGCCACCGCCGCCCGCGGCTACCGGGCCGGCGACGCCTGCGACGCCCACTGTGGATGGACGGGGGCTGGTGCGTTCGTGA